The Mucilaginibacter gracilis genomic interval TGTTTCAACAAATGCGGCCTTTTGCCAGCAAAAGGAGGGCTTTATACCATCGTTAAATCAACAAAACCATTGGGTCGATTCTGTTTTTAATAAGCTGAGTAAAAAGCAAAAAATAGCCCAGTTATTTATGGTAAGGGCACATACCAACAGGGGCGAGGCATTTCAGGATTCGATAGGAAGAGTTATCAAAAAGGAAAAGATTGGCGGCCTTGTGTTTTTTCAGGGCGGGCCCGAGCGGCAGGCAGTGCTGCTAAACAAGTATCAAAAACTGGCCAAAGTACCGCTGCTGGTAGCTATGGATGGCGAGTGGGGCCTTGGTATGCGGCTTGATTCAACCATAGCGTACCCTTACCAGATGACGCTTGGCGCCATACAGGATAACACCCTTATTTACAAAATGGGGCAGGAGGTAGCTAACGATTTTAAGCGGCTGGGCATGCAAATGAATTTTGCGCCCGATATGGATGTAAACAACAACCCCAACAACCCCGTAATAGGCTACCGCTCTTTTGGCGATAACAAATACAACGTGGCTAAAAAAGGCATAGCCTACATGCAGGGCATGCAGCATAACGGCGTATTAACCACAGCCAAACACTTCCCCGGCCATGGCGATACCGACGTAGATTCGCATTTTGATTTACCCAAATTACCCTTCAACCGCCAACGGTTAGATTCGTTAGAAGAATATCCCTTTAAGCAAGCCATTGCCGCTGGTATTAGCGGCATTATGGTAGCACACATGAATATCCCCGCTCTGGATTCTACCCTGCATTTGCCGTCAACCCTGTCTAAACCCATCATCACCGGTATTTTAAAAGATTCGTTGGGCTTTAAGGGCTTAATCGTTTCGGATGCGATGGAGATGAAGGGTGTTGTAAAATACTTCCCCAATGGCGAAGCCGATGTAAAAGGGTTTATGGCCGGTATGGACATCCTCGAACTTTCGGGCGATACCAAACGGGCCGTTAAAATGATAAAAAAAGCCATCCGCAAAAAGCAGATACAAAAGGAAGAACTGAATGAAAGAGTTAAAAAAATCCTTATAGCCAAATATTGGGCGGGCCTTAGCCACCTGCAACCCATACCCACCGAAAATTTGTATCAGGATTTAAACCGCCCCGAAGCCAAAGCCCTGGTGCAGCAACTTTGCGATTCGGCAATTACGATGTTAAAAAGCGATACTATTTTCGCTGTAGATGCCAAATCGAAAATTGCGATATTAAGTATCGGTACACCTAAAACAACGGTTTTTCAACAACAATTGAGCTTGCAATACCCCAATGCAAAACTGTTTAACATAGCAAAAAATGCGGGTGTGCCCGAGTTAAACCGTATGCTCGATACCTTAAAAACATACAACTACGTATTGGTTGGCGTGC includes:
- a CDS encoding glycoside hydrolase family 3 protein, whose product is MLHTRLYKKLLIIILAVSTNAAFCQQKEGFIPSLNQQNHWVDSVFNKLSKKQKIAQLFMVRAHTNRGEAFQDSIGRVIKKEKIGGLVFFQGGPERQAVLLNKYQKLAKVPLLVAMDGEWGLGMRLDSTIAYPYQMTLGAIQDNTLIYKMGQEVANDFKRLGMQMNFAPDMDVNNNPNNPVIGYRSFGDNKYNVAKKGIAYMQGMQHNGVLTTAKHFPGHGDTDVDSHFDLPKLPFNRQRLDSLEEYPFKQAIAAGISGIMVAHMNIPALDSTLHLPSTLSKPIITGILKDSLGFKGLIVSDAMEMKGVVKYFPNGEADVKGFMAGMDILELSGDTKRAVKMIKKAIRKKQIQKEELNERVKKILIAKYWAGLSHLQPIPTENLYQDLNRPEAKALVQQLCDSAITMLKSDTIFAVDAKSKIAILSIGTPKTTVFQQQLSLQYPNAKLFNIAKNAGVPELNRMLDTLKTYNYVLVGVHDARLRPASKLDYTTDVKFFIAELAAQKNTAISVFANPYTIAGLPGIEKCQTLLVGYQMSDEMQHSAAKVITRQAKPTGKLPVSINAFFANGTGVVMK